A region from the Medicago truncatula cultivar Jemalong A17 chromosome 6, MtrunA17r5.0-ANR, whole genome shotgun sequence genome encodes:
- the LOC25495752 gene encoding GTP-binding protein ERG: MKSLRIFKNTLYSTPSPKITTTVFRAFFSAEPLTPEPEHSDATFDSSHYEIPILNNNDEKPKVTWNKKYRDRTDKLVFGDEPKGRIKFKEEEEERKTKALEKALLEAALSKPEEEEEDEDVGVVNEEDQKSLSVGIIGAPNAGKSSLTNYMVGTKVAAVSRKTNTTTHEVVGVLTKGDTQICFFDTPGLVLNCSGFPYKDAKARVESAWSSVNLYEVLIVIFDVHRHITRPDSRVVKLIKRMGERSIPNQKRVLCMNKIDLVEKKKDLTKVAEEFENLPGFERRFMISGMKGAGVKDLTQFLMEQAVERPWEEDPFTMTEEVMKMISLEVVRERLLDHVHQEIPYDIEHRLIDWKELRDGSLRIEQHFLTNKLGQLKILVGKRGSKIGRIGIEANEELRTIFKKQVHLVLQVKLK, from the exons ATGAAATCCTTAAGAATCTTCAAAAACACTCTCTATTCAACTCCTTCACCCAAAATCACCACCACCGTCTTCCGCGCTTTCTTCTCCGCCGAACCCCTCACACCGGAACCCGAACATTCAGACGCAACCTTCGATAGTTCTCACTACGAAATCCCAATCCTTAATAACAACGACGAAAAGCCGAAGGTGACGTGGAATAAGAAATATCGAGACCGAACGGATAAACTGGTGTTCGGCGATGAGCCGAAGGGGAGAATAAAGTTTAaggaggaagaggaggagaggaAAACAAAGGCGCTTGAGAAGGCTTTGTTGGAAGCTGCATTGAGTAAACCcgaggaggaggaagaagatgaagatgtcgGTGTTGTGAATGAGGAGGATCAGAAGTCTTTGTCTGTTGGGATTATTGGTGCTCCTAATGCTGGAAAATCTTCTCTCACTAACTACATG GTTGGAACAAAGGTGGCGGCTGTTTCACGTAAGACAAACACCACAACTCATGAAGTTGTGGGCGTGTTGACTAAAGGAGACACCCAAATT TGTTTTTTTGATACGCCAGGGCTCGTGCTAAATTGTAGCGGATTCCCTTATAAGGATGCCAAAGCTCGTGTTGAAAGTGCTTGGAGTTCAGTCAATCTCTATGAAGTGCTCATAGTCATTTTTGATGTCCATAGACATATTACTAG GCCTGATTCAAGAGTTGTAAAACTGATCAAGCGAATGGGAGAACGGTCCATTCCAAATCAAAAGCGAGTTTTGTGTATGAATAAGATTGATTTagtagagaaaaagaaagacttAACGAAGGTTGCAGAAGAATTCGAAAATCTTCCTGGATTTGAAAG gcGTTTCATGATATCTGGAATGAAGGGGGCTGGCGTAAAAGATTTGACTCAGTTCTTGATGGAGCAG GCAGTAGAACGGCCCTGGGAAGAAGATCCTTTTACCATGACCGAGGAAGTTATGAAAATGATATCATTAGAAGTTGTGCGTGAAAGGTTGTTGGACCATGTACATCAG GAAATTCCATATGATATTGAACATAGGTTGATTGACTGGAAAGAGTTGCGAGATGGTTCTCTTAGGATTGAACAACACTTTCTCACTAACAAATTAGGCCAACTCAAGATTCTTGTGGGGAAGCGTGGCTCAAAAATTGG GAGAATAGGAATAGAAGCTAATGAAGAGCTAAGGACCATTTTCAAAAAGCAAGTGCATCTAGTTCTTCAGGTTAAGCTCAAATGA
- the LOC112422738 gene encoding protein FAR-RED IMPAIRED RESPONSE 1-like yields the protein MTFSSEAEVTLYYMNYAQRMGFGMSKISSKNGDDGKKYFTLACSRAGKYVSTSKNLLKPNASIKTQCRARLNACICLDGRVVVTSVTLDHNHGLSPNKARYFRCNKNMGSHIKRKLEINDQAGINVSRNFRSMVVEANGYENLTFGEKDCRNYIDKVRRLRLGTGDAEAIQNYFVRMQKQNSQFYYVMDVDDDSRLRNVFWADARCRAAYEYFGEVVTFDTTYLTNKYDMPFAPFVGVNHHGQSVLLGCALLSKEDAKTFTWLFTTWLECMHGRAPNAIITDQDKAMKKAIEVVFPKARHRWCLWHLMKKVPEKFGKYSEYESIKELLHAAVYDSLSKSDFLERWEKMIECYALHDNEWLKGIFEERHRWVPVYVRDVFWAGMSTTQRSESMNSFFDGYVCSKTSLKQFVEQYDSALKDKIEKESKADFGSFNSVIACVSHFGFESQFQKSFTNAKFKEFQVEVSSMMYCHTSFEELVGYNSIFYVIESKKVYDKAKDVVFKVSYNEKDFEIQCTCCLFEFKGILCRHILCVLKLSGKTDLVPSHYIFSQWRKDIKRRHTVIKCGIDNLTGNVELQRVGKACDAFYEVASIDISTEEELLEVMNWIKDLKIKLTCKKNSPIIIEEVNSIQNQASRILDPIVARGKGRPPSKRKASIVDKIIKKKIAGKKTRSSQKRTSCQSSEEVILSL from the coding sequence ATGACATTTAGCTCGGAAGCGGAAGTTACCTTGTATTACATGAATTATGCTCAACGTATGGGTTTCGGGATGAGTAAAATAAGTTCAAAAAATGGAGAtgatggaaaaaaatattttactttagcATGTAGTCGTGCAGGAAAGTATGTGAGCACTTCAAAGAATCTTTTGAAGCCAAATGCTAGCATTAAAACACAATGTAGGGCAAGACTGAATGCATGTATATGTCTGGATGGAAGAGTTGTAGTTACAAGTGTTACTCTTGACCATAATCATGGCCTTAGCCCAAACAAGGCACGATACTTTAGATGTAACAAGAATATGGGGTCTCACATAAAAAGGAAATTAGAGATTAATGATCAAGCAGGTATCAATGTCAGTAGAAATTTTAGATCTATGGTTGTTGAAGCAAACGGGTACGAGAATCTCACATTTGGTGAAAAAGACTGTAGAAACTATATAGACAAGGTCAGGCGGCTAAGGCTTGGGACAGGAGACGCTGAAGCAATACAAAACTATTTTGTTAGAATGCAAAAGCAAAATAGTCAGTTTTATTATGTAATGGATGTGGATGATGATAGCCGTTTAAGAAATGTATTCTGGGCAGATGCAAGATGTAGGGCTGCATATGAATACTTTGGTGAAGTCGTAACTTTTGACACCACTTATTTAACAAACAAATATGACATGCCTTTTGCTCCTTTTGTTGGAGTAAATCATCACGGTCAATCTGTATTGTTGGGTTGTGCACTCTTATCAAAAGAGGATGCTAAAACTTTTACTTGGTTATTCACCACGTGGTTAGAATGCATGCATGGACGCGCTCCAAATGCCATTATTACTGATCAGGATAAGGCAATGAAAAAGGCGATTGAGGTTGTCTTCCCAAAAGCCCGTCATAGATGGTGCTTATGGCATTTAATGAAAAAGGTACCTGAAAAGTTTGGTAAATACTCAGAATATGAGTCTATTAAAGAACTTTTGCATGCTGCTGTATATGATTCTTTGAGCAAAAGTGATTTCTTAGAGAGGTGggaaaaaatgattgaatgttATGCGCTACATGATAATGAATGGTTGAAAGGGATATTTGAGGAGCGACATCGTTGGGTTCCTGTGTATGTGAGAGACGTGTTTTGGGCCGGGATGTCAACTACACAACGAAGTGAAAGTATGAATTCATTTTTTGATGGGTATGTATGCTCAAAGACATCATTGAAGCAATTTGTTGAACAATATGACAGTGCATTGAAAGATAAGATTGAAAAGGAAAGCAAGGCTGATTTTGGTTCATTTAATTCAGTAATTGCTTGTGTAAGTCATTTTGGCTTTGAATCACAATTCCAAAAATCATTTACCAATgcaaaattcaaagaatttcaAGTAGAAGTTTCTTCTATGATGTATTGCCATACTTCATTTGAAGAATTGGTGGGTTATAATTCTATATTTTATGTGATAGAAAGTAAGAAAGTATACGACAAAGCAAAAGATGTGGTATTCAAGGTGTCCTACAATGAAAAAGACTTTGAGATACAATGTACTTGCTGCTTATTTGAGTTTAAAGGCATTTTGTGTAGACACATACTATGTGTGCTTAAACTCTCTGGTAAAACAGATTTAGTGCCAtctcattatattttttctcaGTGGAGGAAGGATATAAAGCGACGACATACAGTTATTAAATGTGGTATTGATAACTTGACTGGAAATGTTGAGTTACAGCGTGTTGGTAAAGCATGTGATGCCTTTTATGAAGTTGCTTCTATAGATATAAGCACCGAAGAAGAGTTATTGGAAGTGATGAATTGGATCAAGGACTTGAAAATTAAgttaacttgtaaaaaaaattctccgATTATTATAGAAGAAgttaattcaattcaaaatcaaGCGTCGAGAATTCTGGATCCCATAGTGGCTAGAGGAAAAGGGCGCCCTCCTTCAAAACGAAAGGCTTCTATAGTtgataaaattataaagaagAAGATTGCAGGAAAAAAAACTCGAAGTAGCCAAAAAAGAACAAGTTGTCAAAGTTCAGAAGAGGTGATTTTGAgtttgtaa